Sequence from the Burkholderia sp. GAS332 genome:
CCATGACCAGACATTGCCCGGTTTCGCTGGCAGTTGCTGCCAGTCTTGCTGTTTCATTCGCATATGGGCCTCAAGTCATGGCACAGACAGGCTCCCCTGGAACGAAACAGGTGCAGGATGCCCAGCGGAAAGCCGAACAAAAGGCGCGCAGCACAAAAAGGAACCCTCACAAGAATACAGAGGCAAACAAGGCTGGAAGCGCCGCGCCTGCATCCACGCCCTAGAGTCTGAGCTTGTCAGTCGGTTGAATCGCCGAGCAGGACAAGGATGGTAACTACCTCGACGGAGCAAAGAACTACCGCTTGCACATACCTGCCAATGTACCCGCCAAGGACTTCTGGTGATTGCGTATGACCCGCAAACGCGCTCGGAGCTGCAGACTTCACAACCCTTTCCTAGCAGGAACAATAAGCGGGACGAGCTCGTCGCAAACGCGGACGGTTCGGTTGAACTTTACTTTGGCCCTACCGCACCGCAAGGCAAAGAAAGCAACGGCGGATTCAGACCGTGACGGGTAAAGGCTGTAAAGGCTGGTACACGATCTTGCGGCTCTACGGTCCACTCGGCCCGTGGTTCGACAAGACCTGGCGACCTGGGGAAATCGAACTGGTCGGGTAGGACGGGATGCAGACGTCAAATCGACCTGCCTCAACACCGCAAAAGAAATCAACGCGAAGCCGCGCGGCTGTCGAGATAGCCGGTCGGGCTGATTCCCTTGTAACGCCGGAACCCGCGGCTAAAGTTGGCGACGTCGCTAAATCCCAATCGGGACGCAATCTGCGAAACATTCAGTTCGCCTGCGTCGAGCAGATCGCACGCGCGCTCAAAACGCACGCGTTGGGAAATATCGCGAAAGCTCAAGCTCTCTTTACTCAGATACCGGTTGACGGTTCGCGGCGTCACATTTAACGAACGCGCGACATCCTCGAGCGTGACTTGCAGATTCTCGCTCGCCCGCAGCATCATCGCGATGAATTCGCCCCACTCATTTATCTGAGTCGCTTTGGGGCTGAGCGTGTCGCATTGCGCTTCCGTGCGGCGCACCACTGATTCGTCCGCCATCGGTAGCGGCTTATCCAGGAGACTGGCCGCGATTTTTACCGTCACGCCGGCCACCCGGCGCTCGCCGAAGTGAAACCGCGCCGGCGCACTGCCGAGATAGCGGTTCAGGTGCGGGGGCGATTCCATCGAGAGGTAGACGTCGTAGCCTTCGTTGTCAGGCCCCAGAATCATCTGCGCCTGTACATGAAAGGACATGGCGAGCGCTTCAAGGAAGAACTGCAACGTTCGCTGGTGCATCACCGCACAAGGCGCGAAGGTAATCTCCGCGAACCTGGCGTGCCTTTCATAGCGCATCTTGAAGATCGGAACGATCAAGTGATAGTAACGCACGCACAGACGCACCACCTGGTCCATGGTTCGACTGCTGAGCAGCGCGTAGCCTAGCGGGCCGTGGGAGTTGAGCCTGACGAGACGCCCTACCTCAAACCCCAGGTCCGCCCGCCCGGTCATTCTCGACACCACGTCAACGAGTGCTTCAAGTTCCGTGATGGTGAGGGTACCGTCGGGATCGTCGAGCGCCCGAGCGTCGATACCCGCATTCGCGAGCAGTCGCTCGCACTCAGCAGTTTGCGCACGCAGGAGTTGTCCGAGTACCGCGTAGTAGCGGCTTGGAACACGTTGCACAAGCTTGCCCACCCTCTTCCTCCGTGCCTGCCCGGCAAAAACCCTACCTGTCCGAAAATGATACACCGGTGTCCGATTCTGATAGTGCCTGCCCCCCGTCCGCGCGGGATTATCTGGTCACGCAAGCACTGCGGGCATCGTACGAGCAAAGATGTTCCGCATGGTAGCGCTGATAACCCTGATCCGGAGACACACTATGTTCTATGAAAACGTTGCGACCGAATGCATTGATGACGCTTCGATTCCGTGGGTGCCGTTCGCGCCCTATTCATCAGACGTCTTGCTGAAATACTTCAAACTGGACCCCATCCGCGGGGAGTCGATTTCGGTGCTTAAGGCACCGGCCGGCACGCAGATGCCAAAGCATCATCACACTGGCACAGTCATCGTCTACACGCTGAAGGGGCGCTGGAAGTATGCCGAGCACGACTGGATCGCAGGACCAGGCAGCGTCGTGTTCGAAACTGCGGGCTCCAGCCACACGCCGGTGATGGTCCCCGGGGACGACGAGGTGATTACGTTCAACATTGTCCAGGGCGATCTGATCTATCTGACCGAAAACGATCAGGTAATAGCGATGGAGAACTGGAAAACCAGCATGGAGCGCTACCTTGCATACTGCGAGGCGAATAGCCTGGTGCCGAAAGACCTCACCACATTCGCCGGTTGAGGGTACGCAGCACAGCGAATCGCCGCGGCTGCAACGAAATTCGCAGCAGCCGGATTCTCAGGTGCGCTTTTTCAAACTCAAACAGAAGCTTGCCCACTGCCCCATCTCATGAGGCAGAGGTTGCCTGTGCGCGTCCAGTGGTAGACATGGATCGGGGTTGTGCAAATTGTTCCCGCCATTATAAAAAGGAGACACCATGAAGTTGAAGTGCCTGGCCGCAGTCGCGCTGACTGCATTCGGAAGTGCCGCTTATGCCCAATCTTCGGTGACGCTGTATGGCGTGATCGACAGCGGCCTGCTCTATCAGAGCACGAACGCGGCATCGTTCAGTCCAACGGCAAAAAACCTCGGATCGGTTTTTCGCTACAAGGATGGCGGTATCTACGCAAGCTTCTGGGGCCTGAAAGGCACGGAGGATCTCGGCGGCGGGTACGCCGTCAACTTCAAGGTGCAGGGTGTGTTCGACAGCGGCACCGGCAAGTTCGGTCTCTCCGATACGGCAGGCGTCCCGGCACTGTTCAACCAGTGGGCGACGGTGGGTGTATCCAGCCCCTTCGGCACCCTCAACATGGGGCGTCAGATCGTTCCTATGGCCTTTGCTATGGCGGATACCGACGTTCGCTCCGCCCAGTACTTCGGCAGTATCCTGACTGCGTGGCTCGGCATGAACACCGCTGCGGGTTGGCCTGGCACCAGCACCAACGGCCCCATCGGCGCCCTGTATGACAGCAATGCGATCGTGTACAAGTCCCCGAATTTCAGCGGCGTAAGCGCCGAACTGGAATATGCGCCTGGCGGCACAGCCGGAAGTTTCCAGGGTGGCACACGCGAGTCCGCAGTCCTGAAGTATTCGAACTACGGTCTGAATCTGGCGGCGGCGTATTACAACGGCCATGACACCAACCCCGGCCCGACCACCATGCCCACCGGCGTCGACAACAACCGCTTCTGGTACCTGGGTGCGATGTATACGATCAAGGGTTTCTCGATCTCGACCTCGTACAGCAACGGCAAGAATCCCGCGCACGGGAATCTGGTTGACCTCGACCTGGTTTCGCTCGGCCTCGGTTACCGCTTCGCTCCCGACTTTCAGGTGACAAGCGGGATCTACTACCTGCACGACGCGAACAATTCCGCCAACAAAGCCACAGAGTTCGCGCTTGGCGCCGAGTACAGCCTATCCAAGGCCACGACCCTTTATGCGCAAGTGGGGCACGTTAACAACAAGGGCGATATGACCATGACCATCGACTATGGCGCGCCGGTGGCGCCAGGCATGGGCACGACGGCAGTCAATTTCGGCCTGCGTCACAAGTTCTAAACGGGCAACGATGCTTCGCCTGCCACCTGTCACGCGATACGGCGCGCGGAGCCTCGGCCAGAAAATTTGAGTTGCTAAACGGAGAAGATTGGATATGGTCTCAACCCAAATAAAACGCGTGCTATTCGCGGTTACGATTGGCCTGGTTCTGGCGCCCAGCACGGCGACGGTTCAGCAAGCGTTCGCACAAAGCGCGCCG
This genomic interval carries:
- a CDS encoding transcriptional regulator, AraC family; protein product: MGKLVQRVPSRYYAVLGQLLRAQTAECERLLANAGIDARALDDPDGTLTITELEALVDVVSRMTGRADLGFEVGRLVRLNSHGPLGYALLSSRTMDQVVRLCVRYYHLIVPIFKMRYERHARFAEITFAPCAVMHQRTLQFFLEALAMSFHVQAQMILGPDNEGYDVYLSMESPPHLNRYLGSAPARFHFGERRVAGVTVKIAASLLDKPLPMADESVVRRTEAQCDTLSPKATQINEWGEFIAMMLRASENLQVTLEDVARSLNVTPRTVNRYLSKESLSFRDISQRVRFERACDLLDAGELNVSQIASRLGFSDVANFSRGFRRYKGISPTGYLDSRAASR
- a CDS encoding Outer membrane protein (porin), with protein sequence MKLKCLAAVALTAFGSAAYAQSSVTLYGVIDSGLLYQSTNAASFSPTAKNLGSVFRYKDGGIYASFWGLKGTEDLGGGYAVNFKVQGVFDSGTGKFGLSDTAGVPALFNQWATVGVSSPFGTLNMGRQIVPMAFAMADTDVRSAQYFGSILTAWLGMNTAAGWPGTSTNGPIGALYDSNAIVYKSPNFSGVSAELEYAPGGTAGSFQGGTRESAVLKYSNYGLNLAAAYYNGHDTNPGPTTMPTGVDNNRFWYLGAMYTIKGFSISTSYSNGKNPAHGNLVDLDLVSLGLGYRFAPDFQVTSGIYYLHDANNSANKATEFALGAEYSLSKATTLYAQVGHVNNKGDMTMTIDYGAPVAPGMGTTAVNFGLRHKF
- a CDS encoding ChrR Cupin-like domain-containing protein, coding for MFYENVATECIDDASIPWVPFAPYSSDVLLKYFKLDPIRGESISVLKAPAGTQMPKHHHTGTVIVYTLKGRWKYAEHDWIAGPGSVVFETAGSSHTPVMVPGDDEVITFNIVQGDLIYLTENDQVIAMENWKTSMERYLAYCEANSLVPKDLTTFAG